Proteins co-encoded in one Streptomyces roseochromogenus subsp. oscitans DS 12.976 genomic window:
- a CDS encoding TetR/AcrR family transcriptional regulator produces the protein MRGLTHRAVDETAGLPLGSTSNVARTRQALLELAVRRHAEREARVLEVTEMPDPSAGPDALADGLALAVHRSLTEGRELLIARYELALEATRRPELRAFYDRTGAVFEEQLAALLTAVGSPDPARHVLSLVAWADGLMFSCAAGSFSAEVPGLAEVRAGLRELLAGMLGR, from the coding sequence ATGCGCGGGCTGACGCACCGCGCCGTGGACGAGACGGCCGGGCTGCCGCTCGGCTCGACCTCGAACGTGGCCCGCACCCGGCAGGCGCTGCTGGAACTCGCGGTACGGCGGCATGCCGAGCGCGAGGCACGGGTGCTGGAGGTGACGGAGATGCCGGATCCGAGCGCCGGTCCCGACGCGCTGGCCGACGGGCTGGCGCTCGCCGTGCACCGCTCGCTGACGGAGGGCCGCGAGCTGCTGATCGCCCGGTACGAACTCGCCTTGGAGGCCACCCGCCGCCCCGAGCTGCGGGCCTTCTACGACCGGACCGGTGCCGTCTTCGAGGAACAGCTTGCCGCGCTGCTCACCGCCGTGGGCTCGCCCGATCCGGCCCGGCATGTGCTGTCCCTGGTCGCCTGGGCCGACGGGTTGATGTTCTCGTGCGCGGCGGGTTCGTTCAGCGCCGAAGTGCCTGGCCTGGCGGAAGTGCGCGCGGGCCTGCGGGAGTTGCTGGCCGGCATGCTGGGCCGGTGA
- a CDS encoding FAD-dependent monooxygenase, which translates to MRRRRPHRRGRRWGAAALHGKGWDVTVLERAPSLAPVGAAISLAPNALRALDVLGIGDEIRDLAAWQGGGGGLRTPGGRWLSRSSAEAAAARFGGPLVLLSRATLVDRLAALLPPGAVRTAAAATLADPGDSRRPARVSVGGQELEAGLVVGADGINSRVRRALFPLHPGPVYAGFTTWRVLIPVPGAEFASHETWGRGRIWGTQPLKDGRVYAYAAAMTPAGERAPDDEKAELLRRFGDWHDPVPAVLAAARPEDVLRHDVHHIATPLPSHHVGRVALLGDAAHAMPPTLGQGGNQAIEDAIVLAHHSDDLAAYTAARLPRTTAIARQAVRAARLNMTGNPAAVAVRDIAIAALSKAGPALFLHGFDGIADWRPPYAAGEAIAGKP; encoded by the coding sequence GTGCGGCGTCGGCGACCACATCGGCGCGGGAGGCGCTGGGGGGCGGCGGCCCTGCACGGCAAAGGCTGGGACGTGACCGTGCTGGAGCGGGCGCCCTCCCTGGCCCCGGTCGGCGCGGCCATCTCCCTCGCCCCGAACGCCCTGCGCGCCCTCGACGTGCTCGGCATCGGTGACGAGATCCGCGACCTCGCCGCCTGGCAGGGCGGTGGGGGAGGGCTGCGCACTCCGGGCGGGCGCTGGCTCTCCCGCTCCAGCGCCGAGGCGGCCGCCGCCCGCTTCGGCGGGCCACTGGTCCTGCTCTCCCGCGCCACCCTGGTCGACCGGCTCGCCGCCCTGCTCCCGCCCGGCGCCGTCCGCACCGCGGCCGCCGCGACCCTCGCCGACCCCGGGGACAGCCGGCGGCCCGCCCGGGTGAGTGTGGGCGGACAGGAGCTGGAGGCCGGGCTGGTGGTCGGCGCAGACGGCATCAACTCCCGTGTCCGCAGGGCTCTTTTCCCGCTCCACCCCGGCCCGGTGTACGCGGGGTTCACCACCTGGCGGGTGCTGATCCCGGTGCCCGGCGCGGAGTTCGCCTCGCACGAGACCTGGGGCCGGGGCCGGATCTGGGGCACGCAACCGCTCAAGGACGGCCGCGTCTACGCCTACGCGGCCGCCATGACCCCGGCGGGCGAGCGGGCGCCGGACGATGAGAAGGCCGAACTCCTGCGCCGGTTCGGCGACTGGCACGACCCCGTCCCGGCCGTTCTCGCCGCCGCCCGCCCCGAGGACGTGCTCCGGCACGACGTCCACCACATCGCCACGCCCCTGCCCTCCCACCACGTGGGCCGGGTCGCCCTGCTCGGGGACGCCGCCCACGCCATGCCGCCGACCCTCGGCCAGGGCGGCAACCAGGCCATCGAGGACGCCATCGTGCTCGCACACCACAGCGACGACCTGGCCGCGTACACCGCCGCCCGCCTCCCGCGCACCACCGCGATCGCCCGCCAGGCCGTCAGGGCCGCCCGCCTGAACATGACCGGCAACCCCGCCGCCGTCGCCGTACGCGACATCGCGATCGCGGCCCTGTCGAAGGCCGGACCCGCGCTCTTCCTGCACGGCTTCGACGGCATCGCCGACTGGCGGCCCCCGTATGCTGCCGGGGAAGCCATCGCAGGAAAGCCGTAG
- a CDS encoding Gfo/Idh/MocA family protein, with protein sequence MKVGCIGLGDIAQKAYLPVLGAQPGIDLHLQTRTPATLDRVADTLHLPADRRHSTLDSLLAAGLDAAFVHAPTAVHPEIVTRLLQAGVPTYVDKPFAYELADSERLVSLAEERGVSLSVGFNRRYAPGYAQCLEHPRELILMQKNRIGLPEDPRSMILDDFIHVVDTLRFLVPGPVDDVTVRARVADGLLHHVVLQLGGDGFTALGVMNRLSGSTEEILEVSGQDTKRQVLNLAEVIDHKGQPTVRRRGDWVPVARQRGIEQAALAFLDAVRAGKVLSARDALATHELCERVVRAVQDRCAAA encoded by the coding sequence GTGAAGGTCGGCTGCATCGGACTCGGGGACATCGCGCAGAAGGCATACCTGCCGGTGCTGGGCGCTCAGCCGGGGATCGACCTGCATCTGCAGACCCGGACGCCCGCCACCCTCGACCGGGTCGCGGACACCCTGCACCTGCCCGCCGACCGGCGGCACAGCACGCTCGACTCCCTGCTCGCGGCGGGCCTCGACGCGGCCTTCGTGCACGCGCCGACCGCCGTCCACCCCGAGATCGTCACCCGGCTGCTCCAGGCGGGCGTACCGACGTACGTGGACAAGCCGTTCGCCTACGAACTCGCCGACTCCGAACGGCTGGTGAGTCTCGCCGAGGAGCGCGGGGTCTCCCTCTCCGTCGGCTTCAACCGCCGGTACGCGCCCGGGTACGCGCAGTGCCTGGAGCACCCGCGCGAGCTGATCCTCATGCAGAAGAACCGCATCGGGCTGCCCGAGGATCCGCGCTCGATGATCCTGGACGACTTCATCCATGTCGTCGACACCCTGCGGTTCCTGGTGCCAGGGCCGGTCGACGACGTCACCGTGCGCGCCCGTGTCGCGGACGGACTGCTGCACCACGTGGTGCTCCAGCTCGGCGGCGACGGCTTCACCGCGCTCGGTGTGATGAACCGGCTCAGCGGCTCCACGGAGGAGATCCTGGAGGTCTCCGGGCAGGACACCAAGCGTCAGGTGCTCAACCTCGCCGAGGTGATCGACCACAAGGGCCAGCCGACCGTGCGCCGCCGGGGCGACTGGGTGCCGGTGGCCCGGCAGCGCGGCATCGAGCAGGCGGCCCTGGCCTTCCTCGACGCCGTGCGCGCCGGGAAGGTGCTCAGCGCCCGGGACGCGCTGGCGACTCATGAACTGTGCGAGCGGGTGGTACGAGCGGTTCAGGACCGCTGCGCCGCAGCCTGA
- the lnt gene encoding apolipoprotein N-acyltransferase, with product MRTINHWLNSPWRRSAVAALAGALPVLAFPAPSLWWFAYVALVPWILLIRSAPTGRRAVYDGWSGGFGFLLAVHHWLLPSLHVFIFLIAALLGVLWAPWGWLVRRYLGEQPSPGRGAVALLVLPSAWLMVELVRSWQGLGGPWGMLGASQWQVSPALRLASVGGVWLLSFLIVAVNVAAAVLISVREARVPAVASLVATAAATSAAWAWAPRPEVDGRVRIAVVQPGIMDGGLKRFDREEQLTRQLVGQHVDLVVWGESSVGFDLGDRPDLTRRIAALSRATGADVLVNVDARRSDRPGIYKSSVVVGPNGLTGYRYDKMRLVPFGEYIPARSLLGWATSVGKAAGEDRRRGTEQVVMNVGHGLRIGPLICFETAFPDMSRHLAEDGADVLLGQSATSTFQGSWAPEQHASLAALRAAETGRPMVHATLTGVSAVYGPGGQRLGPWLGTDASTARVYDVPLAHGITPYVRYGDWPVQGALLVLAALCAAEGLRTVRLRRSGPEPLVPPARTVHESPARPGR from the coding sequence ATGAGGACGATCAACCACTGGCTCAACTCCCCCTGGCGCCGCTCCGCCGTCGCCGCCCTCGCCGGTGCCCTGCCCGTGCTCGCTTTCCCTGCCCCCTCCCTGTGGTGGTTCGCCTACGTCGCCCTCGTCCCCTGGATCCTGCTGATCCGCTCGGCCCCGACCGGCCGGCGGGCCGTGTACGACGGCTGGAGCGGCGGCTTCGGCTTCCTGCTGGCCGTGCACCACTGGCTGCTGCCCAGCCTGCACGTGTTCATCTTCCTGATCGCCGCCCTGCTGGGCGTGCTCTGGGCGCCCTGGGGCTGGCTGGTGCGCCGATATCTCGGCGAGCAGCCGTCGCCGGGCCGGGGAGCCGTCGCGCTGCTGGTGCTGCCGTCGGCCTGGCTGATGGTGGAGCTGGTGCGGTCCTGGCAGGGGCTCGGCGGGCCGTGGGGCATGCTGGGCGCCAGCCAGTGGCAGGTGTCGCCGGCGCTGCGGCTGGCCTCGGTCGGCGGGGTGTGGCTGCTCAGCTTCCTGATCGTGGCCGTGAACGTGGCGGCGGCCGTACTGATCTCCGTGCGTGAGGCACGCGTACCGGCCGTGGCCTCGCTGGTCGCCACGGCCGCCGCGACCTCGGCCGCGTGGGCCTGGGCGCCACGCCCGGAGGTGGACGGGAGGGTCCGGATCGCCGTCGTACAGCCGGGGATCATGGACGGCGGCCTGAAGCGGTTCGACCGCGAGGAGCAGCTGACCCGGCAACTCGTCGGGCAGCACGTCGACCTGGTCGTGTGGGGCGAGTCCAGCGTCGGTTTCGATCTGGGCGACCGTCCCGATCTGACCCGGCGGATCGCCGCGCTGTCCCGCGCGACCGGCGCCGATGTGCTGGTGAACGTGGACGCCCGCCGCTCCGACCGGCCCGGCATCTACAAAAGCTCGGTGGTGGTCGGCCCGAACGGCCTCACCGGCTACCGGTACGACAAGATGCGGCTCGTGCCCTTCGGCGAGTACATACCCGCCCGCTCGCTGCTCGGCTGGGCCACCTCGGTCGGCAAGGCCGCCGGCGAGGACCGCAGGCGGGGCACCGAGCAGGTCGTGATGAACGTCGGGCACGGGCTGCGGATCGGCCCGCTGATCTGCTTCGAGACGGCGTTCCCGGACATGAGCCGGCACCTGGCGGAGGACGGCGCCGATGTCCTCCTCGGCCAGTCCGCCACGTCCACCTTCCAGGGCAGCTGGGCGCCGGAGCAGCACGCCTCGCTGGCCGCGCTGCGGGCCGCCGAGACCGGCCGCCCGATGGTGCACGCGACCCTCACCGGTGTCTCGGCCGTCTACGGGCCGGGCGGGCAGCGGCTCGGGCCGTGGCTCGGCACCGACGCGAGCACCGCCCGCGTGTACGACGTACCGCTGGCGCACGGCATCACGCCGTACGTCCGCTACGGCGACTGGCCGGTGCAGGGCGCACTGCTGGTGCTGGCCGCGCTGTGCGCCGCGGAGGGCCTACGGACGGTCAGGCTGCGGCGCAGCGGTCCTGAACCGCTCGTACCACCCGCTCGCACAGTTCATGAGTCGCCAGCGCGTCCCGGGCGCTGA
- a CDS encoding nuclear transport factor 2 family protein, with translation MTQRTELATVLDRLAVDELITAYAVAVDDGDWTAYRRLFTADGRADYRSAGGIEGDAGQIAAWLAESLALFAMRQHLIVNRRVRFGILDHDTGDTASVRADYLNPMRFATDDGPTAPDLVCGGRYDFALLRTPEGWRLREVSVEEKWRRLPAKGTATP, from the coding sequence ATGACGCAGCGTACGGAGCTGGCGACCGTGCTGGACCGGCTGGCCGTGGACGAGCTGATCACCGCGTACGCGGTGGCGGTGGACGACGGCGACTGGACGGCGTACCGAAGGCTGTTCACGGCGGACGGGCGGGCCGACTACCGTTCGGCCGGCGGCATAGAGGGCGACGCCGGGCAGATCGCCGCATGGCTGGCCGAGAGCCTCGCCCTGTTCGCCATGCGCCAGCATCTGATCGTCAACCGCCGGGTCCGCTTCGGCATCCTGGACCACGACACCGGCGACACGGCATCAGTACGGGCCGACTACCTCAACCCGATGCGCTTCGCGACCGACGACGGCCCCACGGCCCCGGACCTGGTCTGCGGCGGCCGCTACGACTTCGCGCTGCTGAGGACACCGGAGGGCTGGCGCCTGCGCGAGGTGAGTGTCGAAGAGAAGTGGCGCCGCCTTCCAGCCAAGGGCACGGCAACCCCCTGA